Proteins encoded within one genomic window of Odocoileus virginianus isolate 20LAN1187 ecotype Illinois unplaced genomic scaffold, Ovbor_1.2 Unplaced_Contig_6, whole genome shotgun sequence:
- the LOC139033870 gene encoding odorant-binding protein-like: protein MKVLLFNLVLGLLVASEGEAQTDNSQLTGRWKSHYMAADNIEKITEGGPFHAFMRYMEEDEEKGTIVFHFYAKEDGECTRSYTTGTKEEDAYYFDYAGHTEFRVVRLENNSLLADVINVDEHDKETQLVQLFGIGDEVGPKCKEAFYNTVREKGIPEENILNFIDHDDCPEE, encoded by the exons ATGAAGGTTCTACTGTTCAATCTTGTCCTTGGTCTGCTTGTGGCCAGTGAAGGTGAAGCACAGACAGACAACTCACAG CTCACAGGAAGATGGAAATCCCATTACATGGCAGCTGACAACATAGAGAAGATCACCGAGGGTGGGCCATTCCACGCTTTCATGCGTTACATGGAGGAGGATGAAGAAAAGGGCACCATAGTGTTCCACTTTTATGCCAA ggagGATGGAGAATGCACAAGATCATATACCACAGGCACAAAGGAAGAAGATGCTTATTATTTTGACT aCGCGGGTCACACTGAATTTCGGGTCGTTAGATTGGAAAACAACAGTCTCCTAGCCGATGTTATCAATGTGGATGAACATGACAAGGAGACACAACtggtgcaattgtttg GCATAGGAGATGAAGTTGGACCGAAATGCAAAGAAGCGTTCTACAACACAGTGAGAGAAAAAGGGATTCCAGAAGAAAATATCCTGAACTTCATTGATCATG ATGACTGTCCAGAggagtga